The following proteins come from a genomic window of Triticum aestivum cultivar Chinese Spring chromosome 6A, IWGSC CS RefSeq v2.1, whole genome shotgun sequence:
- the LOC123129053 gene encoding B3 domain-containing protein Os03g0620400-like, with the protein MNIQSELPIFVRELQSASVVGTGQGGCALVFCKEFASACGLPHTKKTIHLQLEDKTKGPWPVTLIRSEHNSNQRWLTTGWKEFVTENGLKKGDACLFQPDKSSNTKGLTMTVYLIRKSPEKEL; encoded by the exons ATGAATATTCAATCTGAACTTCCCATCTTCGTGAGAGAGTTGCAATCAGCCTCTGTTGTTGGCACAGGCCAAGGAGGATGTGCGCTG GTCTTTTGCAAGGAATTTGCTTCGGCATGTGGCCTCCCGCACACAAAGAAAACCATACATCTTCAGCTGGAGGACAAAACGAAGGGGCCATGGCCTGTCACGTTAATCCGCAGTGAGCATAACAGCAACCAGAGGTGGCTTACCACGGGGTGGAAGGAATTTGTCACGGAAAATGGCCTGAAGAAAGGAGATGCCTGCCTCTTCCAGCCAGACAAGAGCAGCAACACCAAGGGCCTTACAATGACTGTTTATCTGATTCGCAAGTCGCCGGAAAAGGAGCTGTAG